One region of Dokdonia sp. 4H-3-7-5 genomic DNA includes:
- a CDS encoding fasciclin domain-containing protein, translating into MFLNKTILLVGCISAFVTLSSCDNKQRDQQIREEAEREIVQKKLSEKALKEQIIIEDNKVHGIVSKINNTEELSEFELQIKELDLDECLVNQGFLTIFAPNNKAFNNENLGVLDKKSSDYDKSEAKKALKYHVVKNKWTAEKLESEIIKSGGSLELPTQNGGSIRATLDKTNIILNDESGHTARILSADMSPSNGSLYIIDSVLMAD; encoded by the coding sequence ATGTTTTTAAACAAAACGATACTGTTAGTAGGGTGTATATCTGCATTCGTTACGCTATCATCTTGTGATAATAAACAAAGAGATCAACAAATACGTGAAGAAGCTGAGCGTGAGATTGTGCAAAAGAAATTATCAGAAAAAGCCTTAAAAGAACAGATAATAATTGAAGATAATAAGGTACATGGAATAGTTTCTAAAATTAACAATACCGAAGAGCTTTCTGAATTTGAATTACAAATTAAGGAACTAGATTTGGATGAATGTTTAGTGAACCAAGGATTTCTTACCATATTCGCCCCAAATAATAAGGCGTTTAATAATGAAAACTTAGGTGTCTTAGATAAGAAATCTAGTGATTATGACAAGTCTGAGGCAAAAAAAGCACTCAAGTACCATGTAGTTAAAAATAAGTGGACAGCAGAAAAACTAGAATCAGAAATTATAAAGAGTGGTGGTTCTTTAGAATTGCCTACCCAAAATGGAGGTAGCATCCGCGCGACATTAGACAAAACAAATATTATTCTCAATGATGAAAGCGGGCATACTGCTAGAATACTATCTGCAGATATGAGTCCCTCAAACGGTTCTTTGTATATTATAGACAGCGTTTTAATGGCTGACTAG
- a CDS encoding YihY/virulence factor BrkB family protein, whose protein sequence is MEKTDNYMTADQGRRSFKIKDVPRLMVDTYKKWMASDPFKLSAIVAYYAILSLPALVVIILNIVGAVWGRDIVQGELLAEITKVLGQETAESIRLMMVDRGDEETGFFTATVGILVLLYGATGVFFQLQQALDTIWGVNLNEQDGILNIIKSRAKGFGFILIIGFLLLISFIATSLLSAFSNRLAEFLPASLIEFIFIIDIAISLIVIYMLFAALFKFLPSVYVRWKAVRVGAGLTTILFILGEVAMAYYFNTMEPGSTYGAAGSIILIMLWVSYSSLILFFGANFTRVYADAYYNEAHQLKTGIGFRRFQHFKKKEE, encoded by the coding sequence ATGGAAAAAACAGATAATTATATGACGGCAGACCAAGGTAGGCGTTCTTTTAAAATAAAGGATGTGCCTCGCCTTATGGTTGACACTTATAAAAAATGGATGGCATCAGACCCATTTAAGTTAAGTGCTATCGTTGCCTATTATGCCATCTTATCACTGCCTGCACTTGTTGTTATTATTTTAAACATTGTTGGTGCAGTCTGGGGTAGAGATATCGTTCAAGGTGAGTTACTTGCCGAAATTACTAAAGTATTAGGACAGGAAACTGCCGAATCTATACGACTCATGATGGTAGACCGAGGAGATGAAGAAACAGGTTTCTTTACAGCTACTGTGGGTATCTTAGTACTATTATATGGTGCGACAGGTGTGTTTTTTCAATTACAGCAGGCGCTAGACACGATATGGGGAGTTAATCTCAATGAGCAAGATGGGATTCTTAATATTATAAAAAGTAGGGCGAAGGGATTTGGATTTATTTTAATTATTGGGTTCTTACTTCTCATCAGTTTTATAGCCACTTCACTACTTAGCGCATTTTCAAACAGACTAGCAGAATTTTTACCAGCTTCTTTAATAGAATTTATATTTATAATTGATATAGCAATCTCGCTTATAGTTATTTACATGCTATTTGCAGCACTGTTTAAGTTTTTACCTAGCGTTTATGTGCGTTGGAAAGCAGTACGAGTAGGCGCCGGTCTTACAACCATATTATTTATTTTAGGAGAAGTTGCTATGGCATACTACTTCAATACCATGGAGCCTGGTTCTACTTATGGAGCAGCAGGATCTATAATCCTCATTATGCTGTGGGTTTCTTATAGCAGCTTGATTTTATTTTTTGGAGCAAATTTTACTAGAGTATATGCAGACGCATATTATAATGAAGCGCACCAATTAAAAACAGGAATAGGTTTCAGAAGATTTCAACATTTTAAAAAGAAAGAAGAATAG
- a CDS encoding NAD(P)-dependent alcohol dehydrogenase encodes MTEVKAYGAQDKEADLKEMTIKRRDTLSTDVKIKITYCGVCHSDIHTVRSDWGPAMYPVVPGHEIVGEVIEVGSDVTGFKKGDVVGVGCLVDSCQECSSCKSDLEQFCKEGATWTYNSKDKHTDGHTFGGYSQEVTVDQNFVLNIPSNLDIKAVAPLLCAGITTFSPLHHWGIKEGMKVGIVGLGGLGHMGIKFSHAMGAETVMITTSKGKADDAKRLGADSVLISKDEDAMEEQHGTFDFILNTVPVSHDINPYLALLGVDGTMCMVGAIEPLPDVHGGNLIMGRKSVAGSLIGGIKETQEMLDFCGKHNIVSDIEMIDMKNINEAYERVQNNDVKYRFVIDMDTL; translated from the coding sequence ATGACAGAAGTAAAAGCATATGGCGCTCAAGATAAAGAAGCCGACTTAAAAGAAATGACAATAAAACGTCGTGATACACTATCTACAGATGTAAAGATAAAAATTACATATTGTGGTGTTTGTCACAGTGATATACATACGGTAAGAAGTGATTGGGGACCAGCAATGTACCCAGTAGTTCCAGGACATGAAATTGTAGGAGAAGTAATAGAAGTAGGATCTGATGTCACAGGATTTAAAAAAGGAGACGTAGTAGGAGTAGGGTGTCTAGTAGATTCTTGTCAAGAATGCTCATCATGTAAAAGTGACCTTGAGCAATTCTGTAAAGAAGGAGCGACATGGACTTACAACAGTAAAGACAAGCATACAGATGGGCACACCTTTGGAGGGTATTCTCAAGAAGTAACTGTAGATCAAAATTTTGTACTTAACATACCAAGTAATTTAGATATTAAAGCCGTTGCACCTTTATTATGTGCAGGTATTACTACATTCTCACCGTTGCACCACTGGGGAATCAAGGAAGGAATGAAAGTAGGAATTGTAGGTCTAGGTGGACTTGGTCATATGGGAATTAAGTTTTCTCATGCAATGGGAGCAGAGACAGTAATGATCACCACTTCAAAAGGAAAGGCAGATGACGCAAAACGCCTAGGTGCAGATAGCGTGCTGATCTCTAAGGATGAAGATGCGATGGAAGAGCAACACGGAACTTTTGATTTTATATTAAACACAGTCCCTGTAAGTCACGATATTAATCCATATTTAGCATTGTTAGGCGTAGATGGAACAATGTGTATGGTAGGAGCTATAGAACCATTACCAGATGTTCATGGTGGTAATCTTATTATGGGACGTAAAAGTGTTGCAGGTTCTCTTATAGGAGGAATTAAAGAGACTCAGGAAATGCTAGATTTCTGTGGCAAGCACAATATTGTAAGTGATATTGAAATGATTGACATGAAAAATATCAATGAAGCCTATGAGCGAGTACAAAATAATGATGTAAAATATCGATTTGTAATTGATATGGATACCCTATAG
- a CDS encoding BamA/TamA family outer membrane protein — MQYRLSTYFSALVLIAFCASCSVEKYIPEGERLYTGAEIVISPDSTITNQSSLQTELEGVLRPTPNSKILGGYPYLSVYYKAQREKPGVINKWLNKKIGEEPVYQSDVEEFEVESLLRNRLENRGFFYSTVSSRFRESETKKRASITYNLKVPTPYRMETYQLDTLSPPIYREMISTVASSPLEKGMRYDLSNLKLERDRIDYLLKRKGYYNFNPSFLIFEIDTNQYSNKRFDMFLKIKKDVPNKVIVPYKISKVNVYPNYALKDSLQSDVVRFDSLNFIQEELYFKPKYLAPFVQLEEGQLYHPDVSRNTARRLSTIGAYKFVNIQYDEIDSLRTDSLGILEANIYLSPLNKRALRAEVQAVTKSNNFAGPGLALTYSNRNLFNGGEILNITGSAGYEVQLGGGESLSSIELGLASELVFPRVIFPIDISTDFFEYNIPKTVAALGVDYLSRSRLYTLLSGNAGFGYVWDANKYVTHRINPLSVSYTRLSNTTTEFEDILTANPLLRQSFDQQFIAGLNYSFTYNGMVETQKTHQIFFNSNFELAGNAISLLGKDDADTQNKTFIGLEYAQFAKLDVDFRYHFNITNEQKIATRLFAGYGYAYGNSEILPFVKQYYSGGPYSVRAFRIRSLGPGTSSGNQSSGNFFDQIGNIRLEANAEYRFPIFSYLKGAFFVDAGNIWNSTENEDLEGKDKFTSDFINELGIGGGFGLRVDVQGFVIRFDLAAPFHDPSLPEGERWDFKFDEPIFNFAIGYPF; from the coding sequence GTGCAATACCGATTATCTACATATTTTTCAGCTCTAGTTTTGATCGCTTTTTGCGCGTCGTGTAGTGTTGAAAAGTACATTCCAGAGGGAGAACGTTTATATACTGGCGCCGAAATTGTCATATCCCCAGATAGCACCATCACAAATCAAAGTTCGCTACAAACAGAGCTTGAAGGTGTGCTGCGACCTACACCTAATTCTAAAATCTTAGGAGGTTATCCTTATTTAAGTGTTTATTACAAAGCACAGCGTGAAAAACCAGGAGTAATCAATAAATGGCTTAATAAAAAGATAGGAGAGGAGCCTGTTTATCAATCTGATGTAGAAGAATTTGAAGTAGAATCATTACTACGTAACAGACTAGAAAATCGCGGATTTTTCTATAGTACGGTGAGTTCACGCTTTCGCGAAAGCGAGACAAAAAAAAGAGCATCTATTACTTACAACCTCAAAGTACCTACGCCATACCGCATGGAGACGTATCAACTTGATACGTTATCACCGCCTATTTATAGAGAGATGATAAGCACGGTGGCTTCCTCACCGCTTGAAAAAGGCATGAGATATGACTTGTCTAATCTTAAACTTGAGCGCGATCGTATTGATTATCTCCTTAAAAGAAAAGGATATTACAACTTCAATCCTTCGTTTTTAATATTTGAGATAGATACCAATCAATACAGCAATAAGCGTTTTGATATGTTCTTGAAGATTAAGAAGGATGTGCCTAATAAGGTCATTGTTCCTTACAAAATAAGCAAGGTAAATGTGTATCCTAATTATGCGCTCAAAGACTCGTTACAATCTGATGTGGTTCGCTTTGATAGTTTAAATTTTATTCAAGAAGAGCTTTATTTTAAACCTAAATACCTTGCGCCATTTGTACAACTTGAAGAAGGACAATTGTATCATCCAGATGTCTCCCGTAACACTGCGCGACGCCTGTCTACTATAGGAGCCTATAAATTTGTAAATATCCAGTATGACGAGATTGATAGCTTGCGCACAGATAGTTTAGGTATTCTTGAGGCAAATATTTACTTATCACCTTTAAATAAACGAGCCTTAAGAGCCGAAGTGCAAGCAGTAACTAAGTCTAATAATTTTGCTGGACCTGGACTAGCACTAACCTATAGCAATAGAAATCTCTTTAATGGTGGGGAGATTCTTAATATTACAGGATCTGCAGGATACGAAGTACAACTAGGAGGAGGAGAGTCATTAAGTAGTATAGAGCTAGGTCTGGCCAGCGAACTCGTATTCCCAAGAGTGATATTTCCTATTGATATTTCAACAGATTTTTTTGAGTATAATATTCCAAAAACGGTTGCAGCACTAGGTGTAGATTATTTGAGCCGTTCTAGATTATACACCTTATTGTCTGGTAATGCTGGATTTGGTTATGTGTGGGATGCAAATAAATATGTCACACACCGTATTAATCCTCTTTCTGTGAGCTATACGAGACTCTCTAATACTACGACAGAGTTTGAAGATATACTCACTGCAAATCCTTTGTTAAGACAGAGTTTTGATCAGCAGTTTATTGCTGGACTTAATTATAGCTTCACGTATAATGGGATGGTAGAGACCCAGAAAACACATCAAATATTTTTCAATTCTAACTTTGAACTTGCAGGTAACGCCATTAGTTTGCTAGGTAAAGATGATGCAGACACTCAAAATAAAACATTTATAGGATTGGAATATGCACAGTTTGCTAAGTTAGATGTAGATTTTAGGTATCATTTTAATATTACAAATGAGCAAAAAATCGCAACGAGACTCTTTGCAGGATATGGGTATGCGTACGGCAACTCAGAGATATTACCATTTGTAAAGCAATACTATTCTGGTGGGCCATATAGTGTGCGCGCCTTTAGAATACGCTCTTTGGGGCCTGGAACATCTTCTGGAAACCAATCTAGCGGAAACTTCTTTGATCAAATAGGAAACATCAGGCTAGAGGCAAATGCAGAGTATCGTTTCCCAATTTTCAGTTATCTCAAAGGTGCCTTTTTTGTAGATGCTGGAAACATATGGAATAGCACAGAAAATGAAGATCTTGAAGGTAAAGATAAGTTCACCTCAGATTTCATTAATGAATTAGGAATAGGCGGTGGTTTTGGACTTAGAGTAGATGTTCAGGGCTTTGTGATTCGTTTTGATCTCGCAGCTCCTTTTCACGATCCATCATTACCGGAGGGCGAGCGATGGGATTTCAAATTTGACGAACCTATTTTCAACTTTGCTATTGGATATCCATTCTAA
- a CDS encoding translocation/assembly module TamB, with protein sequence MSEEQQSIPKKPKRKYRWLRIIGRILVIIFLILFLLVLFIRSEWGQNIIVSKAVTYLSEKTNTKVELERVFITFDGDIAVEGLYIEDKKGDTLVYSRSLEANIPFLPILQGSGIGIEDAQWEGVRANIIRNDSISGFNFDFIAEAFASPSTAEVDTIATNPLDIIIGDISLKDFDITYNDGVTGITSSYVFDVLEVEMDVVDLDAMRFTANSGLIQNGRFNIYQVPVPSDPNAEEIPLPFLAFEELTLNNVSGNYTGTEAGIDFDFDLKELYAEIPKADFNTFTIDVNTINISDSNLGINMTTVASASTIGATSTSIFPAYNIQITEALIKNTGVSYTVDGATSSKGTFNPNAVTIENIAFDATNTFLKDFKAGSTIAHLSGYESSGINLKSLATNFLVSEQNLTIDDLKLQLNNSAIDGCISMNYPSFKSLTSQPEKVTLDVSIPSFRFDVKDTYRFQPDLLNNEYIRALSKQFLTGFVNASGSLASLDVPFLRMNWGKETSITASGALSNLSDVDNLYMNLPEIQAQTTKRDISKFVSADSLSINLPAKFKLVGNAKGSMEDITAKAALTSSQGAATIVGRFKNGNTIAFEADVAVQEYAMGELLGNDQLGALTLSVKTSGSGSTINTLDASLDATVNTFQYNKYAIKDLNLKGQVTNGKGAFKSTYKDENLNMTLDGLVVLDSIAPEASIDLDIIGADLQALGLMQRDVRTGFKLKGNFKGNATSYDVAATMDDGIVVYDDRSYLIGNLDGTARVRPDSTSVTFDNKIMNLDLKSNADPARITTALQDHIYSYFYRDVAVADTLANPVNLILKGKIRQSPLLNEVFLVNMKDLDTVSIDLDFAQAERVLNASIKAPHVNYGGNEIDSLAFVMNTDKDDFNFNLGFKGIKAGPFAIQRTEISGNQTNNELALDFLAYAGGDKLIQVQSEITGSRENLRFHVLRDSLIFNKKQWGIPVTNEVLITDKKLSFNDFRFKRNTQSVEITDKLPTIEKDHIAIDFRNFKISEFLAYLNPNEQLATGNLNGDLVLEEPFGDLGFLADLYVENLGLLGENLGTAELTGRSLNGDRYDFNLGIQGGSVDLDLTGDYVADVDGALINMDLDINEIKMEAIDGFSLGELKDGSGSLEGNFKLNGALASLEYQGFLRFKNAGFIVSKLNAPFSLKNETISLDNDEISMSNFTVLDEKQNTLVVSGLIGTESFINPSFDLTINAKDFQALNAKPKDNDFIYGTAVFDAKASIKGDLQIPIVTVDATVGGATDVTYVMPTAAANIESSDGIVVFVNRENPDAILTRTEEETGTITGFDFKGLFKVNKEAQVTVLIDKETGDNLKVQGEGDFNFTLQPNGRMTLTGVYDVTSGQYEMNLYNLVNRTFKLDPGSRVSWSGDPFDAKLDVRAVYEVEASASPLMASANAGADPAQSSKYRQQLPFLVYLNIDGELLSPKINFALDLPEDEQGAIGGQVYSRVQQVNQQEGELNRQVFSLLVLNRFYPDSNSDGSRGGFASIARDNLNDALSDQLNIFSDKLLGKTGFQLDFGLDSFTDYQGTTPQERTQLDIAAQRKFFGDKLTVRVGSSVDVAGQSASGESNPLIGNVSLEYELTEDGQYRLKGFRRSEFENVIDGQTIVSGISLIFQQEFNKFSQLWDAILRKKQQQLVEEEKAKKEATPPQETIENNKNN encoded by the coding sequence TTGTCAGAAGAACAACAGTCTATCCCAAAAAAGCCTAAGAGAAAATATCGATGGCTTCGCATTATTGGTCGAATCTTAGTGATCATATTTCTTATATTATTCTTACTTGTTCTATTCATACGCAGTGAGTGGGGACAGAATATTATAGTTTCTAAAGCAGTTACCTATTTATCTGAGAAGACAAATACCAAAGTTGAACTAGAAAGGGTGTTTATCACCTTCGATGGTGATATTGCGGTTGAAGGACTTTACATAGAAGATAAGAAGGGCGATACACTGGTTTACAGCAGATCATTAGAGGCAAATATCCCGTTTCTTCCTATATTACAAGGTTCTGGAATAGGGATAGAGGATGCACAGTGGGAAGGCGTTCGTGCAAACATCATAAGAAACGATAGTATCTCTGGATTTAATTTTGACTTTATAGCAGAAGCATTTGCTAGTCCTTCAACTGCGGAAGTAGATACCATTGCGACAAATCCCCTTGATATAATTATAGGAGATATTTCTTTAAAAGATTTTGACATCACTTACAATGATGGTGTAACTGGAATTACAAGTAGCTATGTTTTTGATGTACTAGAAGTAGAGATGGATGTAGTAGATCTCGACGCAATGAGATTCACTGCTAATAGCGGTTTAATTCAAAATGGACGCTTTAATATCTACCAAGTTCCTGTACCTTCAGATCCGAATGCAGAAGAAATTCCGTTGCCATTTCTAGCTTTCGAAGAGTTAACACTTAACAACGTAAGCGGTAATTATACTGGCACAGAAGCAGGAATTGATTTTGACTTCGATTTAAAAGAACTATATGCCGAAATCCCAAAAGCAGATTTTAATACGTTTACCATTGATGTAAATACGATTAATATTTCAGATAGCAACTTAGGTATTAATATGACTACTGTTGCATCTGCTTCGACTATTGGCGCTACTAGTACTTCCATATTCCCTGCCTATAATATTCAAATTACCGAAGCACTTATTAAAAACACAGGTGTTTCATATACTGTGGATGGTGCGACTTCCTCTAAGGGGACGTTTAATCCTAATGCAGTCACTATTGAGAATATTGCCTTTGACGCAACAAATACATTTTTAAAAGATTTTAAAGCGGGTAGCACTATAGCGCATCTTTCGGGATATGAGTCAAGTGGTATTAACTTAAAATCTCTAGCAACTAATTTCCTTGTGTCAGAGCAGAATCTGACTATCGATGATTTGAAGCTTCAGTTAAATAATAGTGCTATAGATGGTTGTATATCAATGAATTACCCTTCATTTAAATCATTAACATCACAACCTGAAAAGGTGACTCTTGATGTATCGATACCAAGTTTTAGATTTGATGTAAAAGATACCTATCGTTTTCAGCCAGACTTGTTAAATAATGAATATATAAGAGCATTGAGTAAGCAGTTTTTAACTGGATTTGTAAATGCATCTGGATCATTAGCTTCACTTGATGTCCCATTTTTACGTATGAATTGGGGTAAAGAAACATCGATTACTGCCAGTGGCGCTCTGAGTAATCTAAGCGATGTAGATAATCTCTACATGAACCTACCAGAGATACAAGCACAAACCACCAAGCGAGATATTTCTAAGTTTGTAAGTGCAGATTCCCTTTCAATTAACTTACCTGCGAAGTTTAAACTAGTGGGTAATGCAAAAGGTAGTATGGAAGATATAACTGCAAAGGCAGCATTGACTTCAAGCCAAGGTGCAGCAACCATAGTTGGTAGATTTAAAAATGGTAACACCATTGCATTTGAAGCAGATGTAGCTGTGCAGGAATATGCGATGGGAGAATTATTGGGCAATGACCAATTAGGAGCACTCACCTTATCTGTTAAAACTAGTGGATCAGGAAGCACTATAAATACACTCGATGCAAGTCTAGATGCGACTGTAAATACTTTCCAATATAACAAGTATGCCATTAAGGACCTTAACCTCAAAGGTCAAGTCACAAATGGTAAAGGAGCATTTAAATCTACTTATAAAGATGAAAATCTTAATATGACCTTAGATGGCTTAGTAGTGTTAGACTCTATAGCTCCTGAAGCGTCTATAGATTTAGACATCATAGGAGCAGATCTTCAAGCGCTTGGTCTCATGCAAAGAGATGTGCGCACAGGTTTTAAACTAAAAGGAAATTTTAAGGGTAATGCAACGAGTTATGACGTAGCTGCTACGATGGATGATGGTATTGTTGTTTATGATGACCGCTCATACCTCATTGGGAACCTAGATGGTACTGCGAGAGTTCGCCCAGATAGTACCTCAGTTACTTTTGATAATAAAATCATGAATCTTGATTTAAAATCAAATGCAGATCCAGCACGCATAACAACAGCACTTCAGGATCATATTTATAGCTATTTTTATAGAGATGTGGCTGTTGCAGATACGCTAGCAAACCCTGTAAACCTTATTCTCAAAGGAAAAATCAGACAGTCTCCTTTACTTAATGAAGTCTTTTTAGTAAACATGAAAGATCTTGATACGGTATCAATTGATCTAGACTTTGCGCAAGCAGAGCGTGTCTTAAATGCTTCTATTAAAGCACCACATGTTAATTATGGAGGTAATGAGATTGATAGTCTTGCTTTTGTAATGAATACAGATAAGGATGATTTTAATTTCAATCTAGGCTTTAAAGGAATTAAAGCTGGACCATTTGCTATTCAACGTACAGAGATAAGCGGTAATCAAACGAATAATGAGCTAGCATTAGACTTTCTTGCTTATGCTGGAGGGGATAAACTTATACAAGTTCAATCTGAAATTACAGGAAGTAGAGAAAATCTCCGTTTTCATGTATTGAGAGATAGTTTGATTTTTAATAAAAAACAATGGGGAATCCCTGTTACTAATGAAGTCCTCATCACAGATAAAAAATTATCCTTTAATGATTTTCGCTTTAAGCGAAATACCCAATCAGTAGAGATTACAGATAAGCTTCCTACCATTGAGAAAGACCATATTGCAATAGATTTTAGGAATTTTAAGATTAGCGAATTCTTAGCTTATCTCAATCCAAATGAGCAACTAGCTACTGGAAATCTTAACGGCGATCTGGTATTAGAGGAGCCATTTGGAGATTTAGGTTTCTTGGCTGACTTATATGTAGAAAATCTTGGTTTATTAGGAGAAAATTTAGGTACAGCAGAGCTTACAGGTAGGTCACTCAATGGAGACCGTTATGATTTTAATTTGGGCATTCAGGGTGGAAGTGTTGATCTTGATCTTACAGGTGATTATGTAGCAGATGTAGATGGCGCATTAATTAACATGGATCTCGATATTAACGAGATTAAAATGGAAGCTATAGATGGCTTTTCACTTGGAGAGCTTAAAGATGGCTCAGGAAGTCTTGAGGGTAATTTTAAATTAAATGGGGCACTAGCAAGCTTAGAATATCAAGGATTTTTGAGGTTTAAGAATGCTGGATTTATAGTGTCAAAGCTTAATGCTCCTTTTTCTTTAAAGAACGAAACAATCTCCTTAGATAACGATGAAATCTCAATGTCTAATTTTACAGTATTAGATGAAAAACAAAACACACTTGTAGTCTCTGGGCTCATTGGTACGGAGAGTTTTATTAACCCATCTTTTGATTTAACAATCAACGCAAAAGATTTTCAAGCTTTAAATGCTAAGCCAAAAGATAATGACTTCATTTATGGTACGGCTGTTTTTGATGCAAAAGCAAGTATCAAGGGGGATTTACAAATTCCAATTGTTACAGTGGACGCGACAGTAGGAGGTGCTACAGATGTTACTTATGTGATGCCTACGGCGGCAGCAAATATAGAATCTAGTGACGGAATCGTAGTTTTTGTAAATCGTGAAAATCCAGATGCCATACTTACAAGAACAGAAGAGGAGACCGGAACTATTACAGGTTTCGATTTCAAAGGACTTTTTAAGGTAAACAAAGAAGCGCAAGTAACTGTTCTTATAGATAAAGAAACAGGTGATAATCTTAAAGTACAAGGAGAAGGAGATTTTAATTTTACATTACAACCTAATGGTAGAATGACGCTCACGGGTGTGTACGACGTAACTAGTGGTCAGTATGAAATGAATCTTTACAATTTAGTGAACCGCACATTCAAATTAGATCCTGGTAGTAGAGTAAGCTGGTCTGGTGATCCATTTGATGCAAAACTTGATGTACGTGCTGTATATGAAGTGGAGGCTTCTGCATCACCTTTAATGGCAAGCGCAAATGCGGGAGCAGATCCTGCTCAAAGTAGTAAATACAGACAGCAGCTACCATTCTTAGTATATTTAAATATAGATGGCGAACTACTGAGTCCAAAAATTAATTTTGCTCTTGATTTGCCAGAAGATGAGCAAGGCGCCATAGGTGGCCAAGTTTATAGCCGTGTGCAGCAAGTAAACCAGCAAGAAGGAGAGCTCAACCGTCAGGTATTCTCATTGCTTGTATTAAATAGATTTTACCCAGATTCCAATTCTGATGGAAGTCGTGGTGGTTTTGCAAGTATTGCAAGAGATAACTTAAATGACGCTCTATCGGATCAGCTTAATATTTTTTCTGATAAGTTATTGGGAAAAACAGGATTTCAACTTGATTTCGGATTAGATAGTTTTACAGATTATCAAGGAACCACACCACAAGAGCGTACACAGCTAGATATTGCAGCACAACGTAAGTTTTTTGGTGATAAGCTTACAGTACGCGTAGGCAGTAGTGTTGATGTAGCTGGTCAAAGTGCCTCTGGCGAGAGCAATCCGCTCATAGGTAATGTGAGTCTTGAGTATGAGCTTACCGAGGATGGCCAATACCGTCTTAAAGGCTTCCGTCGTAGTGAGTTTGAAAATGTAATTGATGGGCAAACAATCGTAAGTGGTATATCTCTAATATTTCAGCAAGAGTTCAATAAATTTAGTCAGCTGTGGGATGCTATTTTAAGAAAGAAACAGCAGCAGCTTGTAGAGGAGGAAAAAGCCAAGAAAGAAGCAACTCCACCTCAGGAAACTATTGAAAACAATAAAAACAACTAG
- a CDS encoding alkene reductase — MENYKELLSPLNTEHFKLKNKVVMAPLTRSRSTAAHIPTDIMIQYYSERAGAGLIITEGTSPSLNGVGYPRIPGIYSREQVKAWTPVASAVHKNGGKIFMQLMHSGRISHPDNMSDDAVVYAPSAIRPEDTKMYVDGKGELPIPEPTAMSIEDIEHTIEEYVTAAKNAIEAGFDGVEVHSANGYLLDQFLNTGTNKRDDNYGGSVENRCRFTLEVTQRVVAALGKEKVGVRLSPNGAMNDIGPFDSQKETFDYLAAKLEEIAPVYIHLVNHESMGAPGLPADIKKNIRDRFSGLLILSGGYDAATANQDLIDKNGDLVAFGRNFIANPDLVKRFENDASLNEPNPDTFYTPGKEGYIDYPTLEEQKDNA; from the coding sequence ATGGAAAATTATAAAGAACTTTTAAGCCCATTAAACACTGAGCATTTTAAATTAAAAAATAAGGTGGTAATGGCGCCTCTTACGAGGTCAAGATCTACAGCTGCACATATTCCGACAGATATAATGATTCAATATTATAGTGAGCGTGCCGGTGCAGGACTTATTATAACAGAAGGAACATCGCCGTCACTTAATGGTGTGGGATATCCTCGTATCCCAGGTATTTATAGTCGTGAGCAAGTAAAAGCATGGACGCCAGTAGCAAGTGCTGTACACAAAAATGGTGGAAAGATATTTATGCAACTTATGCACTCTGGTCGTATATCCCATCCAGATAACATGTCTGATGATGCAGTAGTATATGCTCCGTCTGCAATTAGACCAGAAGATACTAAGATGTATGTAGATGGAAAAGGTGAGTTACCTATTCCAGAACCTACCGCGATGAGCATTGAAGATATAGAGCATACCATTGAAGAGTATGTTACGGCAGCAAAAAATGCTATTGAAGCTGGTTTTGACGGGGTAGAAGTTCATAGTGCAAATGGTTATTTATTAGATCAGTTTTTAAATACTGGAACAAATAAGAGAGATGATAATTATGGTGGTTCTGTAGAGAATAGATGTCGCTTTACACTTGAAGTCACACAACGTGTTGTTGCGGCATTAGGTAAAGAAAAAGTAGGAGTCCGTTTATCTCCTAATGGAGCAATGAATGATATAGGACCTTTTGATAGTCAAAAAGAGACATTTGATTACCTAGCTGCAAAGTTAGAGGAGATTGCACCAGTTTATATCCATCTCGTTAACCATGAATCAATGGGAGCACCAGGCCTGCCAGCAGATATTAAGAAAAATATACGTGACCGTTTTAGTGGTTTACTTATCCTTAGTGGTGGTTATGATGCTGCCACAGCAAATCAAGATTTGATTGATAAGAATGGAGATTTAGTTGCCTTTGGACGTAATTTTATAGCAAATCCAGATTTAGTAAAGCGTTTTGAAAACGATGCTTCTCTTAACGAGCCTAATCCAGATACTTTTTACACTCCAGGAAAAGAAGGTTATATTGATTATCCAACACTCGAAGAGCAAAAAGATAACGCATAA